A genomic window from Fimbriimonadaceae bacterium includes:
- a CDS encoding family 10 glycosylhydrolase: MDRREFLTATGALGLGLAAGGSAWAGSGQARAGRPPRWKGMRNFVWTGPDAKAEPAALKAKYAALRANGIGGVFLSGVDDREIDAIREAGLEAHIWMWTTNRGDAWIRENHPDWYMVSRTGKSCFDQPPYVDYYRWVSPVIPGVQSYLKEKVDALAAHDGVSGVHLDYVRYPDVILPKALWKTYGLDQTEELPEYDFCYSKHTRDAFKRRFGRDPLEIADPAHDAEWLHFRYDSVTELVQQLAAQVRRHKKEVTAAVFPTPRLARTICRQDWDKWPLDFAARMIYHSFYEQPVEWVGECVLEDLHAARFPIVAGLYMPAFATTDEFRKGLRLVKKRGGGGASLFGNVGEPFWAVFREEMGA, from the coding sequence GTGGATCGACGCGAATTCTTGACGGCGACCGGCGCTCTGGGCTTGGGTTTGGCCGCGGGCGGTTCCGCCTGGGCGGGGTCCGGCCAGGCGCGGGCGGGAAGGCCCCCGAGGTGGAAAGGCATGCGCAACTTCGTGTGGACGGGACCCGATGCCAAGGCCGAGCCGGCAGCGCTCAAGGCCAAGTACGCGGCCCTGAGGGCCAACGGCATCGGCGGCGTGTTCCTGAGCGGGGTGGACGACCGCGAGATCGACGCGATCCGCGAGGCGGGCCTCGAGGCGCACATCTGGATGTGGACCACGAACCGGGGGGACGCCTGGATTCGGGAGAACCATCCGGATTGGTACATGGTGAGCCGGACCGGCAAGTCGTGTTTCGACCAACCGCCCTACGTGGACTACTACCGGTGGGTATCCCCCGTGATTCCAGGCGTCCAGAGCTACCTGAAGGAGAAGGTGGACGCCCTCGCGGCGCATGACGGCGTGTCCGGCGTGCACCTCGACTACGTGCGCTATCCCGACGTGATCCTTCCGAAGGCCCTATGGAAGACGTACGGCCTCGATCAAACCGAAGAGCTTCCCGAGTACGACTTCTGCTACTCCAAACACACGCGCGATGCCTTCAAAAGGCGCTTCGGCCGCGATCCCTTGGAGATCGCCGACCCTGCGCACGATGCCGAGTGGCTGCACTTCCGCTACGATTCGGTGACGGAGCTGGTCCAGCAGCTCGCCGCCCAGGTGCGGAGGCACAAGAAGGAGGTGACCGCCGCGGTGTTCCCGACGCCGCGTTTGGCGCGGACGATCTGTCGCCAGGATTGGGACAAATGGCCGCTCGACTTTGCCGCGCGGATGATCTACCACTCGTTCTACGAGCAGCCGGTGGAGTGGGTGGGCGAGTGCGTGCTGGAGGACCTTCACGCCGCGCGCTTCCCCATCGTGGCCGGGCTCTATATGCCGGCGTTCGCGACGACCGACGAGTTTCGGAAGGGATTGCGCCTTGTGAAGAAGCGAGGCGGCGGCGGGGCGTCGCTCTTTGGAAATGTCGGAGAGCCGTTTTGGGCCGTTTTTCGCGAAGAGATGGGTGCTTAG